TTCGCCGTTCCAAGCCCCCGACGAGAGACGCCCGCACCCGTTGCCACTGGATTCACCAAGGCGGAAACAAGGCAACGCTCCGCCAGACGTCTACCGGGCCATGATTGAGCGCATGGACGCTTGCATTGGCCGAATGATGGAGGCGGTTCCACCCAACACGTTGGTCGTGTTCGCCAGCGACAATGGCGGCACCAAGAGCGCCCGCAACGAACCACTTCGCGGCATCAAAGGTGGCACGTTCGAAGGCGGCATCCGCGTTCCCGCGATTCTTTGGTGGCCGGAACAAATCGAAAAAGGTTCCATCTGCGATACTCCCACCCTGACCTTTGATTGGACCAAGACGTTTGCTGAGGCGGCTGGAGCCTCGTTCCCGGAATCGCATTTTTTAGAGGGCGTCAACGTCCTCGATGTTTTGAACGGGGCTGAACCGTCCCGCACACTATTCTGGCGGAAACCACGCGGCCAACAAATCTGGCGGGGTGTTCGCAACGCAAATTGGAAGTATGTCGCACACCAAAACGGCGACCGCGAAACCGAGTATCTTTTTGACCTGGCTCGCGACCTCTCGGAAGAGAACAACTTGCTGGACCAACATCGTGAAACCGCGACGCAGCTTCGAGATCGTTTCAATCAATGGGAAACCACGACACGAAAAGACCGCCGTGGCCGCCCCAATGAATCTCACTCGAGTGACATGCATCCGTAGCAATTTGCATCCATAGCATGTTGTTCGATCGACCGACCACCTTCCGCCAATGAATATTGACATGTCTCACCCACGAAGCAACGGTCCTTGGTTGCGCACGCTTACGTTGACGTTGCTTTCATGCCTCACGTATCAAATGGCGATGGCGGCCGACGACATGGAGGCAACGCTTCGTTCCAAAGCTCCAAACCGTTTGCTCGCGGAAGCCAGTGTCTTGGGTGATCCGGAGCGGGGAGCGGTTCTGTTTCATCAACCGAGCCTGGGTTGCGTTCAATGCCACCTGCCTAGCCCGCAAGGCGAACGTCTGGGACCTGACCTGACGACCCTTGGCGAGCGTGCGACCTACGATCACATCATCCAGTCCATTCTCGATCCTTCCGAGATCATCGCCGAAGGGTTTGAAAATTGGATGTTGCTGACGGATTCTGGACAAGTGATTCAGGGCAAAATCCTCAGCGAGACTGACACCGTGATCTCCGTGCAATTGTCGAGCGGCGCAGCCACCACGACAGTGGATCCCGACGAAGTCGTCAGCCGCAAGCGTTTGGTCTCCACCATGCCAGCGCAGCTTGCCAACCGGCTGACCAGAACATCGGACTTTTATGATCTGGTCAGTTACGTCGTCGAAATTGGACGCGGCGGGCAAGACGCGTTTCGACGGCTGCAACCCAGCGAAGCAGAAATCGCGGTTCCTCCATTGCCTGAGTACGAATCCAATTTAGATCACGCGGGCTTCATCACCGAATGGGACCCACGTGCGTTCGATCGTGGTGCGAAGGTCTACCAACAAGTTTGTCAGAATTGTCACGGCGACCATGACGAAGCGGGGTCGCTTCCCAATGCATTGCGTTTCGCCAGCGGTCAATTCAACTCGGGCAGCGATCCGTTCTCAATGTACCGGACCTTGACGCATGGTTACCGCATGATGTTGCCTCAGCATCAACTGGTGCCGCGTCAAAAATACGATGTGATTCACTTCATCCGCGAAAGTTATCTGAAGGAACACAACCCAGACGCCTACGTCGAGATCACTCCGGAGTATCTTGCCGGTCTACCACGCGGAACATCGCGCGGTGCACGTGCAACACGATCGGAACCCTGGCGAGAGATGGACTACGGCCCGTTTCTCATTAGCACTTACGAAATCAACGGCCCCGACACGGAGCCGCGTCGACGTATTCCTCGCGAAGAATTGCAGGCCGCCGCTCGCGAAGGACGAGCCCCGCGGGAAACGTGGCCCGACAACACAAACTTCGCTTACAAAGGAATCGCGGTCCGGTTGGACGATGGCCCGGGCGGAATCTCGCAAGGTTCTGATTGGATCATCTTCGATCACGACACCATGCGTGTTGCAGCAGCATGGTCTGGCGAAGGCTTCATCGATTGGGAAGGAATCCTGTTCAACGGTCACCATGCCATCACGCCGCGCACCGTCGATGACCTCGTTTTTCAATCGCCCGCCGAACCAGGTTGGGCAAACCCCCAGACCGGAATGTTCGAAGATTCGCGTTTGGTCGGCAAAGACGGACGTCACTACGGACCTTTGCCAAAGGAATGGGCTGAGTACAAAGGCATTTACAAACATGCTGACCGCGTGATCATCGCTTACCAAATCGGTGAAGCTGAGATTCTCGAAACCCACGGCCTCATCAGGTCCGACGAAGGCCCAACCGTTTGGCAAAGAGTGTTGAACATCGGCCCTCGTTCACACGAGTTGCTGTTGCGGACCCAACCCAACAACACGAAGTGCGGAATGTTCGGCGATGACATTGATTTGTCGAACGATCCGAAGCTGCCGGGCGGTGTCACGCGAATCCTCCCGAGCGATCAGGTGTCTCGCATCGAAATTCGTCTGGCAACAGAGCCCGTCGAGGCATTGCTTTATCGCACCTCCGATGGCTCGGAATATGAAGTGGAGGATCTGCATGCATTGACTCACGGTGGCAAAGCCGAATGGACACAGAAGATCAGCACCACGACGGACGCCACGCATTCGCGGGGCCCCTTCCATGTCGACACACTGCAGCGACCGATCAAAAACCCATGGAACAGTCGCCTTCGTCTATCTGGTTTGGACTTTCTCGATAACAACGAGGGCATGGTGGTGTGCTGTGCAGATGGCGATGTCTGGAAAATCACCGGCCATGCGAATGATGCCGGACAACTGTCGTGGCGCCGCATTGCCAGCGGGCTGTTTCATCCGTTAGGGATCAAAGTCGTCGACGGCGAAATCTATGTCACCTGCCGCGATCAAATTGTCATCCTGCGTGATCTGAACGACGATGGCGAGACGGACTTCTACGAATGTTTCAACGACGATCATCAAGTCACCGATCACTTCCACGAATTCGCGATGGGATTGCAGGCTGACGAGGATGGCAATCTGTACTATGCCAAAAGTGCTCGACACGCTCGCGATTCCTTGGTCCCGCACCATGGAACGTTGTTGAAAGTATCGGCCGATGGTCAGACAACGCAAATCATTGCCAATGGATTTCGCGCCGCCAACGGAGTCTGCTTGAATCCGGATGGTTCGTTCTTCGTGACCGACCAAGAAGGCCACTGGACGCCGATGAACCGAATCAATCGCGTCGTGGAAGGCGGCTTTTATGGGAACATCTATTCCTACGGGGCACCTGACGACACCAGCGACCAAGCAATGCAGCAACCGCTGTGCTGGCCAAACAAACCCACGGATCGTTCACCCGCCGAACTCCTTTGGGTCGACAGTCAAAAGTGGGGCAGCCTCAACAATTCACTGCTGAGTCTTTCCTATGGCTACGGCAAGATCTTTGTGGTTCCCCACGAGCAGATCGGCGAAACTTGGCAGGGCGGCATTTGCAAATTACCGATCCCGCAGTTCGAAACCGGTGTGATGCGTGGACGGTTTAGCCCCGGCGACGGCCACCTCTACGTGTGTGGGATGCAAGCCTGGGGAAGCGACCAAACCGAATCGACCGGTGGTTTGTATCGCGTCCGAGCGACCGATCAACCCAAGCA
Above is a window of Rhodopirellula halodulae DNA encoding:
- a CDS encoding sulfatase family protein — encoded protein: MNRILVAAIVCLVTLSASFATTPSRPNILFLLADDLGYGDLGCYGRQDIRTPNLDAMAEQGVRFTSHYANGPECSPTRAAFLTGRYQQWVGGLECAIGTGNQGRYDDAIRLRASNDLGLPVDIPTLPRVLKQAGYETAIFGKWHLGYEPKFAPHLHGFDETYYCIGGEMDYFHYIDLVAGYNLFRNGRPIRDEGYFTDLITEHSIEFLQTKREQPFFLYVPFTCPHSPFQAPDERRPHPLPLDSPRRKQGNAPPDVYRAMIERMDACIGRMMEAVPPNTLVVFASDNGGTKSARNEPLRGIKGGTFEGGIRVPAILWWPEQIEKGSICDTPTLTFDWTKTFAEAAGASFPESHFLEGVNVLDVLNGAEPSRTLFWRKPRGQQIWRGVRNANWKYVAHQNGDRETEYLFDLARDLSEENNLLDQHRETATQLRDRFNQWETTTRKDRRGRPNESHSSDMHP
- a CDS encoding DUF6797 domain-containing protein, with amino-acid sequence MSHPRSNGPWLRTLTLTLLSCLTYQMAMAADDMEATLRSKAPNRLLAEASVLGDPERGAVLFHQPSLGCVQCHLPSPQGERLGPDLTTLGERATYDHIIQSILDPSEIIAEGFENWMLLTDSGQVIQGKILSETDTVISVQLSSGAATTTVDPDEVVSRKRLVSTMPAQLANRLTRTSDFYDLVSYVVEIGRGGQDAFRRLQPSEAEIAVPPLPEYESNLDHAGFITEWDPRAFDRGAKVYQQVCQNCHGDHDEAGSLPNALRFASGQFNSGSDPFSMYRTLTHGYRMMLPQHQLVPRQKYDVIHFIRESYLKEHNPDAYVEITPEYLAGLPRGTSRGARATRSEPWREMDYGPFLISTYEINGPDTEPRRRIPREELQAAAREGRAPRETWPDNTNFAYKGIAVRLDDGPGGISQGSDWIIFDHDTMRVAAAWSGEGFIDWEGILFNGHHAITPRTVDDLVFQSPAEPGWANPQTGMFEDSRLVGKDGRHYGPLPKEWAEYKGIYKHADRVIIAYQIGEAEILETHGLIRSDEGPTVWQRVLNIGPRSHELLLRTQPNNTKCGMFGDDIDLSNDPKLPGGVTRILPSDQVSRIEIRLATEPVEALLYRTSDGSEYEVEDLHALTHGGKAEWTQKISTTTDATHSRGPFHVDTLQRPIKNPWNSRLRLSGLDFLDNNEGMVVCCADGDVWKITGHANDAGQLSWRRIASGLFHPLGIKVVDGEIYVTCRDQIVILRDLNDDGETDFYECFNDDHQVTDHFHEFAMGLQADEDGNLYYAKSARHARDSLVPHHGTLLKVSADGQTTQIIANGFRAANGVCLNPDGSFFVTDQEGHWTPMNRINRVVEGGFYGNIYSYGAPDDTSDQAMQQPLCWPNKPTDRSPAELLWVDSQKWGSLNNSLLSLSYGYGKIFVVPHEQIGETWQGGICKLPIPQFETGVMRGRFSPGDGHLYVCGMQAWGSDQTESTGGLYRVRATDQPKHLPTKIEALSDRVRIQFTEPIDKEFASDTSNFLVDTWALRRSANYGSRRYDEKSMLVETASVSNDGLTLELHLPDLQPTWCMEISYRLKDLHGEMFRGSIQNTVHQIRQAE